The Oxalobacteraceae bacterium OTU3CINTB1 genome includes a window with the following:
- a CDS encoding DUF1840 domain-containing protein: protein MLIAFKSKSSPEVLMYQEHAQRILDLLHKNPTRGVITAAEAEQALSVLEHEVAESKLHPENDVEHDIHAHEKEENETVEHAVMQRVGFHARAYPLLEMLRSAKQENESIIWGV, encoded by the coding sequence ATGTTAATTGCCTTCAAATCCAAATCCAGCCCTGAAGTCCTGATGTATCAGGAACACGCGCAACGCATCCTCGACCTGCTGCATAAAAATCCCACGCGCGGCGTGATCACCGCCGCCGAGGCGGAGCAGGCGCTGTCGGTGCTCGAGCATGAAGTGGCCGAAAGCAAACTCCACCCTGAAAACGATGTCGAGCACGACATCCACGCGCACGAGAAGGAAGAGAACGAGACGGTGGAGCATGCCGTCATGCAGCGCGTGGGCTTCCACGCCCGCGCCTATCCGCTGCTGGAGATGCTGCGCTCGGCCAAGCAGGAAAACGAAAGCATTATCTGGGGCGTGTAA
- a CDS encoding M1 family metallopeptidase — MTRLPSHLLTTLAACAVLAGCATTQMPLTDFTAGSGGPRAPEQLAVTFDKADLALRVDPATQNIRGDAALTFTANALATTPLTRIAVELDRNLPVDGASVDGVELARSAISNPEGRLYLTLPTPLPAGASTTVRIRYHGVPHVARRAPWDGAFTWSKTTDGQPWIATTVEGEGCDLFWPCIDHPMGKAKLIDLHISVPAPLVVAGNGVAVGMDERDGWRTYHWRAKNPSTYGIALNIGPYEMLSGDYASRYGNTIPLRMWYLKGHERQARGLFAEFAPMLDFFERRIGPYPFGDEKMGVVETPHLGMEHQTINAYGNGYLKSPYGYDWLLHHELSHEWFGNQMTNADWDDMWLHEGFGSYMQPLYLQWLRGDMEFQAELFNQRKSLRNKVPVVGGKPQRIEDVYDDKRGGPGNDIYTKGSLILHTLRNLIGDDAFFRATRRMVYGTETPTPGNFQPRWSSTREFIAIASEVGGSDLGWFFDAYLYHAALPELVETRSGDQLRLAWKLKDGGPFPMPLEVRIVDDRGERIVRLPMSGGGGELTLAAGAHYTVDPASRVLRQEAHIDEWKRDEDERKKQKEKAS, encoded by the coding sequence ATGACACGCCTGCCCTCGCACCTCCTGACCACGCTCGCCGCCTGCGCCGTGCTAGCCGGCTGCGCCACCACCCAGATGCCGTTGACCGACTTCACCGCCGGTTCCGGCGGCCCGCGCGCGCCGGAGCAACTGGCCGTCACGTTCGACAAAGCCGACCTGGCGCTGCGCGTCGATCCCGCCACGCAAAACATCCGTGGCGACGCCGCGCTAACCTTCACCGCCAACGCGCTGGCAACGACGCCGCTGACCCGCATTGCCGTCGAGCTGGACCGCAACCTGCCGGTCGACGGCGCCAGCGTCGACGGCGTGGAACTGGCGCGCTCGGCGATCAGCAATCCGGAGGGCCGTCTGTACCTCACCTTGCCGACGCCGCTGCCGGCGGGCGCCAGCACCACCGTGCGCATCCGCTACCACGGCGTGCCGCACGTGGCCAGGCGCGCCCCGTGGGATGGCGCCTTCACCTGGAGCAAAACAACGGACGGCCAGCCGTGGATCGCCACCACCGTCGAGGGCGAAGGCTGCGACCTGTTCTGGCCCTGCATAGACCATCCGATGGGCAAGGCCAAACTGATCGACCTGCACATCAGCGTGCCGGCGCCGCTGGTGGTGGCCGGCAACGGCGTGGCCGTCGGCATGGACGAAAGGGACGGCTGGCGCACCTACCATTGGCGCGCCAAGAACCCCAGCACCTACGGCATCGCGCTCAACATCGGCCCCTACGAGATGCTGTCGGGCGACTACGCCAGCCGCTACGGCAACACCATTCCGCTGCGCATGTGGTATCTGAAAGGGCACGAGCGGCAGGCCAGGGGCCTGTTCGCCGAGTTCGCGCCCATGCTCGATTTCTTCGAGCGCCGCATCGGCCCCTACCCGTTCGGCGACGAGAAAATGGGCGTCGTCGAAACCCCGCACCTTGGCATGGAGCACCAGACCATCAACGCCTACGGCAACGGCTACCTGAAGTCGCCTTACGGCTACGACTGGCTGTTGCACCACGAACTATCGCACGAGTGGTTCGGCAACCAGATGACCAACGCCGACTGGGACGACATGTGGCTGCACGAGGGTTTCGGCAGCTACATGCAGCCGCTGTACCTGCAATGGCTGCGCGGCGACATGGAATTCCAGGCCGAGCTGTTCAACCAGCGCAAGTCGCTGCGCAACAAGGTGCCGGTGGTCGGCGGCAAGCCGCAGCGCATCGAAGATGTCTACGACGACAAGCGCGGCGGTCCGGGCAACGACATCTACACCAAGGGCTCGCTGATCCTGCACACGCTGCGCAACCTGATCGGCGACGACGCCTTCTTCCGCGCCACGCGCCGCATGGTCTACGGCACAGAGACGCCGACGCCCGGCAACTTCCAGCCGCGCTGGAGCAGCACCAGGGAATTCATCGCCATCGCCAGCGAGGTGGGCGGCAGCGACCTGGGCTGGTTCTTCGACGCCTACCTGTACCACGCGGCGCTGCCCGAACTGGTCGAAACGCGCAGCGGCGACCAGCTACGGCTGGCGTGGAAGCTGAAGGATGGCGGCCCGTTCCCGATGCCATTGGAAGTACGCATCGTCGACGACCGGGGCGAGCGCATCGTCCGGCTGCCGATGAGCGGCGGCGGTGGCGAACTGACTTTGGCGGCCGGCGCGCACTATACTGTCGATCCGGCGTCCCGCGTGCTGCGTCAGGAAGCGCATATCGACGAATGGAAGCGCGACGAAGACGAACGTAAAAAGCAGAAAGAGAAGGCCTCATGA
- a CDS encoding glycoside hydrolase family 28 protein, with translation MTTMTTSTTHAARRNFMQTLAGGTLALAGGLPVQLMAAPAASSDPWRQAQAIIDRVSKPLTFRKEDFVITAFGGKACDVVPINAWVGSSERADIHTPAPGATDCYPAISAAIAACHKAGGGRVLIPTGNWLCAGPIVLLSNVHVHLAKGAHVYFSANPLDYARHGEFDCGANGKLSLTRWEGNDCLNYSSLVYAHGQRNIALTGEDWTSILDGQAGVPFPGDADCWWSWKGRERKGEVHVPFTVGKVQERPNPRNRPLAEIAPHLSAEEAAKIQGDDPWFLSDSHYLRALSEARVPARQRIFGIGHFLRPHMVQFISCTDVLLAGYQTTNTPFWQHNPVDCANVHVKGIYANSMGANNDGFDPESCRYVLIEGCQFNTGDDCIAIDSGKGTDTQFGPCENVVVQNCRMHSGHGALTLGSIMSGGIQNVYAQNLVFENANWKTDPLNIAIRLKTNMARGGFLRNFYVRNVQIPNGIRTTPAFYKPTPGSGIPEKTVAAGAGGVITFDCDYSPLDDTIRTRPPLVTNVHILGIKVGNVQTKEGKFSCYQPIVVLGPVAVNYNGPGTPQILPVSHVTISDCDFGTPVVKQPAYLYNVKELVLKNVTIAGKVHNQRLSS, from the coding sequence ATGACCACGATGACCACGTCCACCACCCATGCCGCCCGCCGCAACTTCATGCAGACGCTGGCGGGCGGTACCCTGGCCCTGGCCGGCGGCCTGCCGGTACAGTTGATGGCGGCCCCGGCCGCTTCCTCCGACCCTTGGCGCCAGGCCCAGGCCATCATCGACCGCGTGTCGAAGCCACTCACCTTCCGCAAGGAGGATTTCGTCATCACCGCGTTTGGCGGCAAGGCGTGCGACGTGGTGCCGATCAACGCCTGGGTCGGCTCCAGCGAGCGCGCCGACATCCACACGCCGGCGCCCGGCGCGACCGATTGCTACCCCGCCATCAGCGCCGCCATCGCCGCCTGCCACAAGGCCGGCGGCGGCCGCGTCTTGATCCCGACCGGCAACTGGCTGTGCGCCGGGCCGATCGTGCTGCTGTCGAACGTCCACGTGCATCTGGCCAAGGGGGCGCACGTCTACTTCTCCGCCAATCCGCTCGACTATGCGCGCCATGGCGAGTTCGATTGCGGCGCCAACGGCAAGCTGTCGCTGACCCGCTGGGAGGGCAACGATTGCCTGAATTACTCATCGCTGGTGTACGCCCACGGCCAGCGCAACATCGCCCTCACCGGCGAGGACTGGACCTCCATCCTCGACGGCCAGGCCGGCGTGCCCTTCCCCGGCGATGCCGATTGCTGGTGGTCCTGGAAAGGCCGCGAGCGCAAGGGCGAGGTGCACGTGCCGTTCACCGTGGGCAAGGTGCAGGAGCGGCCGAACCCGCGCAACCGCCCGCTGGCCGAGATCGCGCCGCATTTGTCCGCCGAGGAGGCCGCGAAGATCCAGGGCGACGATCCGTGGTTCCTGTCGGACTCGCACTACCTGCGCGCGCTGAGCGAGGCGCGCGTGCCGGCCAGGCAGCGCATCTTCGGCATCGGCCACTTCCTGCGGCCGCACATGGTGCAGTTCATCAGCTGCACCGATGTGCTGCTGGCCGGCTACCAGACCACCAACACGCCGTTCTGGCAGCACAACCCGGTGGACTGCGCCAATGTGCACGTGAAAGGCATCTACGCCAACAGCATGGGCGCCAACAACGATGGTTTCGATCCGGAATCGTGCCGTTACGTGCTGATCGAAGGCTGCCAGTTCAACACCGGCGACGATTGCATCGCCATCGATTCCGGCAAGGGCACGGATACGCAGTTCGGTCCATGCGAGAACGTGGTGGTGCAGAATTGCCGGATGCACAGCGGCCATGGCGCGCTGACTTTGGGCAGCATCATGTCCGGCGGCATCCAGAACGTGTATGCGCAGAATCTGGTGTTCGAGAACGCCAACTGGAAGACCGATCCGCTCAACATCGCCATACGGCTGAAGACCAATATGGCGCGCGGCGGCTTTTTACGGAATTTCTATGTACGCAATGTGCAGATCCCCAACGGCATCCGCACCACGCCGGCGTTTTACAAGCCAACGCCGGGGTCCGGGATTCCGGAGAAGACGGTGGCCGCCGGCGCCGGCGGCGTGATCACCTTCGATTGCGACTACAGCCCGCTCGACGATACCATCCGCACGCGGCCGCCGCTGGTGACCAACGTGCATATCTTGGGTATTAAGGTGGGCAATGTGCAGACCAAAGAGGGCAAGTTCTCGTGCTACCAGCCGATTGTGGTGTTGGGGCCGGTGGCGGTGAACTACAACGGACCGGGCACGCCGCAGATCCTGCCGGTGAGCCATGTCACCATCAGCGACTGCGACTTCGGCACGCCCGTGGTGAAGCAGCCGGCGTACCTGTATAACGTCAAGGAGCTCGTGTTGAAGAACGTGACCATCGCCGGCAAGGTCCACAACCAGCGTTTGTCGTCATAA
- a CDS encoding glycoside hydrolase family 28 protein produces the protein MTKAVNPQRRNVLRAASAGAMLGGAAPLAFGQTAPAAADPWATAQRIIDRFAKPLVFRKEDFPITKFGAKPCKLAEITTTGGDEPLKRMSPVAKSPDCYPAIAAAIAACNKAGGGRVLIPAGAWYCAGPIVLLSNVNVHLAAGAEVYFSANPNDYAKYGDIDCGKNGKLVISRWQGNDVLNFSPMIYAYNQRNIALTGEDWTSILNGQAGVPFETGGGSSWWDWSGKNKQAPMHGRKINPANPESLAAVAPMLSDAERALIQGTRPDWRTDSRYLPALSEAGVPVAKRIFGLGHYLRPCMVEFVGCTDVLMQGYQLLDSPFWLHHPVNCRNVHFSKVRMESKGANSDGFDPESCDTILVEGCLFNTGDDCIAIKSGKNRDIAEGPTRNMVIQDTIMNSGHGGVTLGSEMAAGIEHVYAQRIEFRNVHWDSDPLGTAIRMKTNMNRGGFLRHFYVRDVTVPNGVKTTPGFYNPLPGSVIKPKTVSTSGGGLITIDCDYAPADDDVRIRPPSVSHVHISNVKAGNIKVGGAEVSCYQAMVILGPVATSFNGKPGTPVLPLTDITITDCDFGTPRNAEQPWFTHNVKGLVLKNVRIAGKTISTVLDT, from the coding sequence ATGACTAAAGCAGTAAACCCACAACGCCGCAACGTCCTGCGCGCGGCCTCGGCCGGCGCCATGCTCGGCGGCGCCGCGCCGCTCGCGTTCGGTCAGACCGCGCCAGCCGCCGCCGACCCTTGGGCCACGGCGCAGCGCATCATCGACCGCTTCGCCAAGCCGCTGGTATTTCGCAAGGAAGACTTCCCGATCACGAAGTTCGGCGCCAAGCCGTGCAAACTGGCCGAGATCACCACCACCGGCGGCGACGAGCCGCTGAAGCGCATGTCGCCGGTCGCCAAGTCGCCTGACTGCTATCCGGCCATCGCCGCCGCCATCGCCGCCTGCAACAAGGCCGGCGGCGGCCGCGTGCTGATTCCGGCCGGCGCCTGGTACTGCGCCGGCCCGATCGTGCTGCTGTCCAACGTCAACGTCCATCTTGCCGCCGGCGCCGAGGTCTACTTCAGCGCCAACCCGAACGACTACGCCAAATACGGCGATATCGATTGCGGCAAGAACGGCAAGCTGGTGATCTCGCGCTGGCAGGGCAACGACGTGCTGAACTTTTCGCCGATGATCTACGCCTACAACCAGCGCAACATCGCGCTGACCGGCGAGGACTGGACCAGCATCCTCAACGGCCAGGCCGGTGTGCCGTTTGAAACCGGCGGCGGCAGTTCCTGGTGGGACTGGAGCGGCAAGAACAAGCAGGCGCCCATGCACGGACGCAAGATCAACCCGGCCAATCCGGAATCGCTGGCGGCGGTGGCCCCAATGCTGTCGGACGCCGAGCGCGCGCTGATCCAGGGCACCCGTCCCGACTGGCGCACCGACTCGCGCTACCTGCCGGCGCTGTCCGAGGCCGGCGTGCCGGTGGCCAAGCGCATCTTCGGCCTCGGCCACTACCTGCGCCCGTGCATGGTCGAATTCGTCGGCTGCACGGACGTGCTGATGCAGGGCTACCAGTTGCTCGATTCGCCGTTCTGGCTGCACCACCCGGTCAACTGCCGCAACGTCCACTTCAGCAAGGTGCGGATGGAAAGCAAGGGCGCCAACAGCGACGGCTTCGATCCCGAGTCGTGCGACACCATCCTGGTCGAAGGCTGCCTGTTCAACACCGGCGACGATTGCATCGCCATCAAGTCCGGCAAGAACCGCGATATCGCCGAAGGACCGACGCGCAATATGGTGATCCAGGACACCATCATGAACAGCGGCCACGGCGGCGTCACCCTCGGAAGCGAGATGGCGGCCGGCATCGAGCACGTGTACGCGCAACGCATCGAGTTCCGCAACGTCCACTGGGACAGCGACCCGCTCGGCACCGCCATCCGCATGAAGACCAACATGAATCGCGGCGGCTTCCTGCGCCACTTCTACGTGCGCGACGTGACCGTGCCCAACGGCGTCAAGACCACGCCGGGCTTTTACAATCCGCTGCCCGGCTCGGTCATCAAGCCGAAGACGGTGTCGACCAGCGGCGGCGGCCTGATCACCATCGACTGCGACTACGCGCCGGCCGACGACGATGTGCGGATCCGGCCGCCGTCGGTGTCGCACGTGCACATCTCCAACGTCAAGGCCGGCAACATCAAGGTCGGCGGCGCCGAGGTCTCCTGCTACCAGGCCATGGTGATCCTGGGACCGGTGGCGACCAGCTTCAACGGCAAGCCCGGCACGCCGGTGTTGCCGCTGACCGACATCACCATCACCGACTGCGATTTCGGCACGCCGCGCAATGCCGAGCAGCCTTGGTTCACCCACAACGTCAAGGGATTGGTCTTGAAGAACGTGCGCATCGCCGGCAAGACCATCTCGACGGTACTGGACACCTGA
- a CDS encoding glycoside hydrolase 43 family protein: MTMTTMNRYKIAGAVLLPLALAACQTAQVDSPAPAKPAKPAAAPWISDLGNGQYKNPVLHADYSDPDAIRVGDTYYMTSSSFNSSPGLPLLTSKDMVNWELVGHALPALVPSERFAVPRHGEGVWAPCLRYHDGKFWIFYPDPDHGIFVITADRFDGQWSTPKLILPGKGIIDPTPLWDDDGKAYLLHGWAKSRAGFNNILTLRSMAPDASKLLDTKGTTLIDGNAIKGYKTLEGPKFYKANGYYYVFAPAGGVEEGWQSVFRSRSLNGPYEVRTVLEQGKTEVNGPHQGAWVRAQDGKDWFLHFQDKNAYGRVVHLQPLRWVDDWPIMGETGPNAGAGQPVLTHAKPVAGAAIKTPPTSDEFGGPRLGLQWQWNANSNAKWYSLSERPGQLRLFTQAAPDAADYVRAAPSMLAQKLPAPEFVVNTRVQLNDANNGDRAGLIVNAMQYAWLGLRKTADATQLVYTTCGPAVVRCKETTAVVLPSAPSALYLRMTMAPGAMASFAYSTDNVTFQTVGQPLKISKGRWVGAQMGVFSIGEGASGSTGAKASSLDVDYFRVSAQ; encoded by the coding sequence ATGACCATGACAACCATGAACCGCTACAAAATCGCCGGCGCCGTGCTGCTGCCGCTCGCGCTGGCAGCGTGCCAGACCGCCCAGGTGGACTCGCCAGCGCCGGCCAAGCCGGCCAAGCCGGCCGCCGCCCCGTGGATATCGGACCTCGGCAACGGCCAGTACAAGAACCCCGTCCTGCACGCCGACTATTCCGACCCGGACGCGATCCGCGTCGGCGACACTTACTATATGACGTCGTCGAGCTTTAATAGTTCCCCCGGCCTGCCCCTGCTGACGTCCAAGGACATGGTCAACTGGGAGCTGGTCGGCCACGCCTTGCCGGCTCTGGTGCCGTCCGAACGCTTCGCCGTGCCGCGCCATGGCGAGGGCGTCTGGGCGCCGTGCCTGCGCTATCACGACGGCAAGTTCTGGATCTTCTACCCGGATCCGGACCACGGCATCTTCGTCATCACGGCGGACCGTTTCGACGGCCAGTGGAGCACGCCCAAGCTGATTCTGCCGGGCAAAGGCATCATCGATCCGACCCCGCTGTGGGACGACGATGGCAAGGCGTACCTGCTGCACGGCTGGGCCAAGAGCCGCGCCGGCTTCAACAACATCCTGACCTTGCGCAGCATGGCGCCGGACGCCAGCAAACTGCTCGACACCAAAGGCACCACCCTGATCGACGGCAACGCGATCAAGGGCTACAAGACCTTGGAAGGGCCGAAGTTCTACAAAGCCAACGGCTACTACTACGTGTTCGCGCCGGCCGGCGGCGTCGAGGAAGGCTGGCAGTCGGTGTTCCGCTCGCGCAGCCTGAACGGGCCGTACGAAGTGCGCACCGTGCTCGAACAAGGCAAGACCGAGGTCAACGGCCCGCACCAGGGCGCCTGGGTACGCGCGCAGGACGGCAAGGATTGGTTCCTGCACTTCCAGGACAAGAATGCCTACGGCCGCGTGGTCCACCTGCAACCGCTGCGCTGGGTCGACGACTGGCCCATCATGGGCGAAACCGGTCCCAACGCGGGCGCCGGGCAGCCAGTGCTCACCCACGCCAAACCGGTGGCGGGCGCGGCGATCAAGACGCCGCCCACCTCGGACGAATTCGGCGGCCCGCGGCTCGGCCTGCAATGGCAGTGGAACGCCAACAGCAATGCGAAATGGTATTCGCTGAGCGAGCGTCCCGGCCAGCTGCGCCTGTTCACGCAGGCGGCGCCGGATGCGGCCGACTACGTGCGCGCGGCGCCATCCATGCTGGCGCAGAAGCTGCCGGCGCCGGAGTTCGTCGTCAACACCCGCGTCCAGCTCAATGACGCCAACAACGGCGACCGCGCGGGACTGATCGTCAACGCCATGCAATACGCCTGGCTGGGCCTGCGCAAGACAGCCGACGCGACCCAGCTGGTCTACACCACGTGCGGCCCGGCCGTGGTGCGCTGCAAGGAAACCACGGCCGTGGTGCTGCCGTCGGCGCCGTCGGCGCTGTACCTGCGCATGACGATGGCGCCCGGCGCGATGGCGAGCTTCGCCTACAGCACCGACAACGTGACCTTCCAGACCGTGGGCCAGCCGCTCAAGATCAGCAAGGGCCGCTGGGTGGGCGCGCAGATGGGCGTGTTCAGCATCGGCGAAGGGGCGTCAGGCAGCACAGGCGCCAAGGCGTCCAGCCTGGATGTCGATTACTTCCGCGTCAGCGCGCAATGA
- a CDS encoding TonB-dependent receptor — protein MTTTTNNPKPRLALTAITLAVLALTNPAHAQTQQADESMTRVEVTGSSIKRIATENALPLTTYKAEELEAQGLTTMSEVATSLVTGATNEPVGGGGGGTMINMRGLNTNRTLVLLNGRRLPNEAIGASSVNVDVVPMSAVERVEVLRDGASAIYGTDAIAGVINFITKRTVNKVSLSAGIVKPQRSGGGEQQRVSITGGTGDLKKDGWNVFASFDMQRRTSLMQKSRPEIWDPERIAQLGGTVFTSNTSGSSSSPANYTVYNNGKPTTATGNPYWSTGCGSNYDAPYSLASTKASGAGAKTCILDPTIYPQLLPDNKQTTLFTKASIRHGDDKLFTVEMLNTESYIDALNPPQVFGAQTDYDKLNPGVRKPLFINRSSKWYPGGSGGVPAVAGVTGQDLALTWSLDELGTAGTHDRQNTNRIVVADEGAVMGWDYRVGFNAAMSERRVGYKSGFVTTPELYAGVANGTLNPFGKQDAEGRAYLDSISVDGENYRTARVKYFGPDFNLSRELMPLEGGALAIAVGGDLHREMYSDRTSMLANAVTYKSSGAPGTNPKGARTIGGLYMELDAPITKKLDLTLAARADHFSDFGSTFNPKASVRWEPHTAVMLRGTASTGFRAPTLPELYGAARTRSPSVNRWDDPLLCPGPTPSQPNTGSLTTDPRYAGLNLDPARVCNTQLTTLTGANPDLQPEESRTYTAGIVLEPVKNMMLSFDVWDIKMKGTIAQITEDTIFSDVNRYNNLFTRNPDGTLDYIVVTRMNMGGLHTRGVDVSFRYVVPTKQWGKFGVNLDGTYVDQYEGQNDAGGAWVDSVGRPGALATGSTSANTYIFKWKHNLRFSWNYAKFGAQLTQSYTSSYEDTNALPTQKPGQPFHNVIDHYILYNLSTNYKFSDNLKVTFGVNNLLNEEPPLSNQRLSSRVVFAQNIAKPIGRAYTLRAEYTF, from the coding sequence ATGACAACCACGACGAACAATCCCAAACCCCGGCTCGCCCTCACGGCCATCACCCTGGCGGTGCTGGCCCTGACCAACCCGGCCCACGCGCAGACGCAGCAAGCCGACGAGAGCATGACCCGCGTCGAAGTGACCGGCTCGTCGATCAAGCGCATCGCCACCGAGAACGCCCTGCCGCTGACCACCTACAAGGCCGAGGAACTGGAAGCCCAGGGCCTGACCACGATGTCCGAGGTGGCCACCTCGCTGGTCACCGGCGCCACCAACGAGCCGGTCGGCGGCGGGGGCGGCGGCACCATGATCAATATGCGCGGCCTCAACACCAACCGCACCCTGGTGCTGCTCAACGGCCGACGCCTGCCCAACGAAGCCATCGGCGCCAGCTCGGTCAACGTCGATGTCGTGCCGATGAGCGCGGTCGAGCGGGTCGAAGTGCTGCGCGACGGCGCCTCGGCCATCTACGGCACCGACGCCATCGCCGGCGTCATCAACTTCATCACCAAGCGCACCGTCAACAAGGTCAGCCTGAGCGCCGGCATCGTCAAGCCGCAACGCTCCGGCGGCGGCGAGCAGCAGCGCGTGTCCATCACCGGCGGCACCGGCGACCTGAAAAAGGATGGCTGGAACGTCTTCGCCTCGTTCGACATGCAGCGCCGCACGTCGCTGATGCAAAAGAGCCGTCCGGAAATCTGGGACCCGGAACGCATCGCGCAACTGGGCGGCACCGTCTTCACCAGCAACACCTCGGGCTCGTCCTCGTCGCCGGCCAACTACACCGTCTACAACAACGGCAAGCCGACCACCGCCACCGGCAACCCGTACTGGTCCACGGGCTGCGGCAGCAACTACGACGCGCCGTACAGCCTGGCCTCGACCAAGGCCTCCGGCGCCGGCGCCAAGACCTGCATCCTCGACCCGACCATTTACCCGCAACTGCTGCCGGACAACAAGCAAACCACCCTGTTCACCAAAGCCTCGATCCGCCACGGCGACGACAAGCTATTCACCGTGGAAATGCTCAACACCGAGTCCTACATCGACGCGCTCAATCCGCCGCAGGTGTTCGGCGCGCAAACCGATTACGACAAACTCAACCCCGGCGTGCGCAAGCCGCTGTTCATCAACCGCAGCAGCAAGTGGTATCCGGGCGGCAGCGGCGGCGTGCCGGCCGTGGCCGGCGTCACCGGCCAGGACCTGGCGCTGACGTGGAGCCTGGACGAACTGGGCACGGCCGGCACCCACGACCGCCAGAACACCAACCGCATCGTCGTCGCCGACGAGGGCGCGGTCATGGGCTGGGACTACCGCGTCGGCTTCAACGCCGCCATGAGCGAGCGCCGGGTCGGCTACAAGAGCGGCTTCGTCACCACGCCGGAGCTGTACGCGGGCGTGGCCAACGGCACGCTCAACCCGTTCGGCAAGCAGGACGCCGAGGGGCGCGCCTATCTCGACAGCATCAGCGTCGACGGCGAAAACTACCGCACCGCCCGCGTCAAATATTTCGGTCCGGACTTCAACCTCTCGCGCGAGCTGATGCCGCTCGAAGGCGGCGCGCTGGCGATCGCCGTCGGCGGCGACCTGCACCGCGAAATGTACAGCGACCGCACCAGCATGCTGGCCAACGCGGTGACCTACAAATCGTCCGGCGCGCCGGGCACCAATCCCAAGGGCGCGCGCACCATCGGCGGCCTGTACATGGAGCTCGACGCGCCTATCACCAAAAAGCTCGACCTCACGCTGGCGGCCCGCGCCGACCACTTCAGCGACTTCGGCTCGACCTTCAACCCGAAGGCCAGCGTGCGCTGGGAACCGCACACGGCTGTCATGCTGCGCGGCACGGCCAGCACCGGCTTCCGCGCGCCCACCCTGCCGGAGCTGTACGGTGCGGCGCGCACCCGCAGCCCGTCGGTCAACCGCTGGGACGATCCGCTGCTGTGCCCTGGCCCGACGCCGTCGCAGCCGAACACCGGCAGCTTGACCACCGACCCTCGCTACGCCGGCCTGAACCTCGATCCGGCGCGCGTCTGCAACACCCAGCTGACCACCCTGACCGGCGCCAACCCCGATCTGCAACCGGAGGAGTCGCGCACCTACACCGCCGGCATCGTACTCGAGCCGGTCAAGAACATGATGCTGTCGTTCGACGTCTGGGACATCAAGATGAAGGGCACCATCGCGCAGATCACCGAGGACACCATCTTCTCCGACGTCAACCGCTACAACAACCTGTTTACGCGCAACCCGGACGGCACGCTGGATTACATCGTCGTCACCCGCATGAACATGGGCGGCCTCCACACGCGCGGCGTCGACGTCAGCTTCCGCTACGTGGTGCCGACCAAGCAATGGGGCAAGTTCGGCGTCAACCTGGACGGCACCTATGTCGACCAGTACGAAGGCCAGAACGACGCCGGCGGCGCCTGGGTCGACAGCGTCGGCCGTCCGGGCGCGCTGGCGACCGGTTCGACCTCGGCCAACACCTACATCTTCAAGTGGAAGCACAACCTGCGCTTCTCGTGGAACTACGCCAAGTTCGGCGCGCAGCTGACGCAGTCCTACACCTCGAGCTACGAGGACACCAACGCGCTGCCGACGCAGAAGCCGGGCCAGCCGTTCCACAATGTCATCGACCACTACATCCTGTATAACCTGAGCACCAACTACAAGTTCTCGGACAACCTGAAAGTGACCTTTGGCGTCAACAACCTGCTGAACGAGGAACCGCCGCTGTCGAACCAGCGTTTGAGCTCGCGCGTGGTGTTTGCGCAAAACATCGCCAAACCGATCGGCCGCGCCTACACTTTGCGCGCCGAATACACCTTCTGA